The following proteins are co-located in the Hyphomicrobiales bacterium 4NK60-0047b genome:
- a CDS encoding arsenate reductase ArsC codes for METPKQRNVLILCTGNSARSILSEAYINHIAGDKWKAYSAGSKPTGVVNPVALETLEKHGISVTDARSKSWDEFEAEGAAQMHLVITVCDNAANETCPVWPGAPVVYHWPFPDPAATPLDDPKVYDDFEDVFTMIRNKVDEFLTTSKEFNDPV; via the coding sequence ATGGAAACTCCAAAACAAAGAAATGTTTTAATCCTGTGTACCGGCAATAGCGCGCGCTCTATTTTAAGCGAAGCCTATATCAATCATATCGCTGGTGATAAATGGAAAGCTTATAGCGCTGGTTCAAAACCAACAGGTGTGGTGAATCCTGTTGCATTGGAAACACTTGAAAAGCATGGAATTTCTGTAACAGATGCACGGTCAAAAAGCTGGGATGAGTTTGAAGCTGAAGGTGCAGCCCAAATGCACTTGGTTATAACAGTGTGTGATAATGCAGCAAACGAAACCTGCCCAGTTTGGCCAGGCGCTCCAGTTGTCTATCATTGGCCGTTTCCAGATCCAGCAGCAACCCCATTGGATGATCCAAAAGTCTACGATGACTTTGAAGACGTGTTTACAATGATCCGCAACAAAGTAGATGAGTTTCTAACCACATCAAAAGAGTTTAACGATCCAGTGTAA
- a CDS encoding SDR family oxidoreductase, producing the protein MANIVITGANRGIGLELAKIYKERGDTVIAAVRKSSESLDALDVDVRTDVDVTDDDKVLKFKRDLGDITVDVLINNSGILTSEDMLDMNYDQMRRQFEVNTLGPLRVTHLLSQLMARGSKVGIISSRVGSMTDNGGGGNYGYRISKAAVNMAGKNLSIDLEPRGIALFLLHPGYVATEMVNFAGPTPPDVSAKGLIERMDTLTIEQTGSFWHAEGYELPW; encoded by the coding sequence ATGGCAAACATTGTTATCACAGGTGCCAATCGTGGCATTGGTCTGGAATTGGCTAAAATTTATAAAGAACGCGGTGACACTGTCATAGCGGCCGTCCGTAAAAGCTCAGAAAGCTTAGACGCTCTTGATGTTGACGTTCGCACCGATGTTGATGTAACCGATGATGACAAAGTTCTAAAGTTCAAACGAGACTTAGGCGATATTACTGTTGATGTTCTTATTAATAATTCAGGCATTCTCACATCTGAAGATATGTTGGACATGAACTATGATCAAATGCGCCGTCAGTTTGAGGTCAACACATTAGGGCCATTACGTGTTACCCATCTTCTTTCTCAACTCATGGCCAGAGGAAGTAAGGTTGGCATCATCAGTTCTCGCGTTGGGTCCATGACAGATAATGGCGGCGGTGGAAATTATGGCTACCGTATCTCTAAAGCAGCCGTGAATATGGCTGGGAAAAATTTGTCTATTGACTTAGAGCCACGCGGCATCGCGCTATTTCTTCTTCATCCAGGATATGTCGCAACTGAGATGGTGAATTTTGCAGGCCCAACACCACCAGATGTTTCTGCAAAGGGGCTCATTGAGCGTATGGACACACTAACAATTGAGCAAACTGGGTCATTTTGGCATGCAGAAGGTTATGAGTTGCCCTGGTAA
- a CDS encoding glutathione S-transferase C-terminal domain-containing protein: MVVLQKFGPHFGVPDPSPFVMKLETYLRLANIDYTPVNADLRKAPKGKLPCIEMDGKIIPDSYFAIEALKEKFGDTLASGLTDLQLAQHHMLRVGLENHTYFMLFPYRWLHPQNAPTMQKAFFGKMGFPGKLIFKIVQRDMRRTVHGQGMLRHSWEEIDSMIAVDIKALETLLDEKPFFGGDEPKEIDATTFSYVANMLVPEIDTPFRKLALASRPLVDYNNRMTEKVFPDYKGTMII; the protein is encoded by the coding sequence ATGGTCGTTTTACAGAAATTTGGTCCTCATTTTGGTGTTCCGGACCCTAGTCCGTTTGTTATGAAGCTTGAGACTTATTTGCGCTTAGCGAATATTGATTACACCCCAGTGAATGCTGATTTACGTAAAGCGCCCAAAGGGAAACTGCCCTGCATTGAAATGGACGGCAAGATCATTCCTGACAGTTATTTTGCTATAGAGGCATTGAAAGAAAAATTTGGTGATACGCTGGCTAGCGGTTTAACGGACCTTCAATTGGCGCAGCATCATATGCTTAGAGTGGGACTTGAGAACCATACTTATTTTATGTTGTTTCCTTATCGCTGGCTGCATCCTCAAAATGCACCCACAATGCAAAAAGCGTTTTTTGGTAAAATGGGCTTCCCAGGCAAATTGATTTTTAAAATCGTTCAGCGAGATATGCGCCGCACGGTTCATGGACAAGGCATGTTGCGTCATAGTTGGGAAGAGATCGACAGTATGATTGCTGTTGATATTAAAGCTCTTGAAACTTTGTTAGATGAGAAACCATTTTTTGGTGGTGATGAGCCGAAAGAAATTGATGCCACGACCTTTAGTTATGTAGCGAACATGCTGGTGCCAGAAATTGACACGCCTTTTCGCAAGCTTGCTCTCGCCTCTCGTCCCTTGGTTGACTACAACAACCGCATGACAGAAAAAGTCTTTCCGGATTATAAAGGTACAATGATCATCTAA